From the Acaryochloris thomasi RCC1774 genome, one window contains:
- a CDS encoding pentapeptide repeat-containing protein, whose translation MNTIQELLHEYNQGYRDFSAIRFHGGNLGSLSLSGIDFSRADLSSTNLSGTDLSRANLSQANLTDADLKGADLSGANLRDVNLIGADLRLASLVGVDLSQADLRGADLEGADLSGANLSEVELSGANLCQVNLEGACIDKTDLEDAQREGINLDQLASCTQGADTGTNHRWRSWGLH comes from the coding sequence ATGAACACTATTCAAGAGCTACTGCACGAATACAATCAAGGCTATCGAGATTTTTCCGCGATTCGGTTCCATGGTGGCAATTTAGGCTCTTTGAGTCTCAGCGGCATTGACTTCAGCCGTGCGGATTTGAGCAGTACCAATCTGAGCGGTACTGATTTGAGTCGAGCGAATTTGAGCCAAGCAAATTTAACCGATGCCGATCTTAAAGGTGCCGATCTAAGCGGTGCCAACTTGCGTGATGTGAACTTAATTGGCGCAGACCTACGGCTGGCAAGCTTAGTCGGTGTTGATTTATCGCAGGCTGATTTACGTGGCGCGGACCTAGAGGGCGCAGACCTGAGCGGTGCCAACTTGAGTGAGGTTGAACTGAGTGGTGCGAACCTCTGTCAGGTCAATCTAGAGGGAGCCTGCATTGATAAAACAGATCTTGAAGATGCTCAACGTGAAGGCATTAACCTTGATCAGCTCGCATCCTGTACCCAAGGGGCAGACACCGGTACAAATCACCGCTGGCGATCTTGGGGACTCCATTAA
- the smc gene encoding chromosome segregation protein SMC: MYVKQLELSNFKSFGGTTKIPMLPGFTVVSGPNGSGKSNLLDALLFALGLSSSKGMRAERLPDLVNHSQVKRGHAIIETRVSVTFQLDEAEVEELAEQESTLAAHEAAVSEAETPASKNGAAPIQIEDSEEPGLAPDEWKVTRKLRVTKQGTYTSSYAINDEPCTLSKLHEELNRRRVYPEGYNVVLQGDVTSIVSMNARQRREIIDELAGVANFDRKIGQARGKLDAVKDQEDRFRIVETELVEQRDRLDRDRIKAQKYKALRAELQNKKTWEGVLIWQDLQRQIEKLQKQLVADTEAQEQLAAKITAANAEIQTVTVKLEELNAQVRALGEEEHLAVQSQIANQEAELRQLQRQQEELVTAQDATVEAIAQTQTQIRSYQQGLTDLEQKRQALESEQIAALTQQRDQAQAGLEEVRSQSQETAQSADAWMLQQTQLNEQRNTLLQSLEPQRAEQAQLRERVQQLERQTQLQDRSVQQIDQEISEVQAQLKQAEVTVSEQETKVQELASAVANSDESIHTQDETQKRLLREQQEKQRQLDKLEAQEQAQQEAQGTHATRIIRKARLEGVLGLVAQLGQVDARYQVALEVAAGGRMGQLVVEDDQVAAAGIEILKQERGGRATFLPLNKIRRPKGLPPLREAGAIDYALRLIDFDPEYEPIFAYVFGGTVVFPSLAEARQHIGRHRMVTLDGELLEATGAMTGGSRSNQRTLHFGTGEAGESAAIVTLRRRLQEIEDLLNPLAQRLGSAQEGLAQATRDLIQGRQAHREAQLRAEQLSREVQTLNARRQHLTTQGEAYTQEFATAKERLQALEVGLPQQEAQLEEIRQALMTLEQSQAHGEWQALQQTIQASEVALREREQALQAAQKSLGEFDLEQQRLQERQQQGEQQLKSYAQQQETQAKQQEENKAKQAEMGVAIASLKTNLAELEKKLGSGKQERDRVEQQLKALNQGHQQLLWQLEKLQATEQEHKDQLQQVQAQLATQAAELPDPLPELPEELTLEQLQQQLKSLQRRLEAMEPVNMLAIEEYDRTQARLEELTEKLETLLEERTELLLRIENFTTLRLKAFSEAFNAVNDNFQKIFAELSDGDGHLQLENAEDPFQGGLNMIAHPKGKPVQRLASMSGGERSLTALSFIFSLQSYRPSPFYAFDEVDMNLDGANVERLSKMIRQQAMKTQFMVISLRRPMIEAADRTIGVTQARGTHTQVIGLQLRSAAQA; encoded by the coding sequence GTGTACGTAAAGCAGCTCGAACTTTCTAACTTCAAGTCTTTTGGTGGCACGACGAAGATCCCGATGCTGCCTGGGTTTACCGTCGTCTCGGGGCCTAACGGTTCCGGTAAGTCTAATCTGTTAGATGCGCTGCTGTTTGCATTGGGTCTCTCTAGCTCTAAGGGGATGCGGGCTGAGCGACTGCCCGATTTGGTCAATCACTCTCAAGTAAAGCGGGGCCACGCCATTATTGAAACGCGGGTTTCAGTCACGTTTCAGCTTGATGAGGCAGAGGTTGAAGAACTCGCTGAACAGGAATCTACCTTGGCTGCACACGAAGCGGCGGTCAGTGAGGCAGAGACACCTGCTTCGAAGAATGGAGCCGCACCTATTCAGATAGAAGACTCAGAAGAGCCTGGGCTTGCACCGGATGAATGGAAGGTAACCCGTAAGCTGCGCGTCACGAAACAAGGCACATATACATCGTCCTACGCCATTAATGATGAGCCTTGTACCCTTTCAAAGCTGCATGAAGAACTGAATCGTCGCCGCGTTTATCCTGAAGGCTACAACGTGGTTTTGCAGGGAGACGTCACCAGTATTGTTTCGATGAACGCGCGGCAGCGGCGGGAGATTATTGACGAACTTGCCGGAGTCGCCAACTTTGATCGCAAAATCGGACAGGCGAGGGGCAAGCTTGATGCTGTTAAAGACCAAGAAGATCGGTTCCGGATTGTTGAAACAGAGCTAGTTGAGCAGCGAGACCGTTTAGATCGCGATCGCATCAAGGCCCAGAAGTATAAAGCCCTCCGTGCTGAACTCCAAAACAAGAAAACCTGGGAAGGCGTTCTGATCTGGCAGGATCTGCAAAGACAGATTGAGAAACTACAGAAGCAGCTCGTTGCGGATACCGAGGCTCAAGAGCAGCTTGCTGCTAAGATTACGGCGGCTAATGCTGAAATTCAGACCGTCACCGTCAAGCTAGAAGAACTCAATGCCCAGGTGAGAGCCTTGGGGGAAGAGGAACATCTGGCAGTGCAGTCCCAGATTGCCAATCAAGAGGCAGAACTGCGGCAGCTTCAGCGCCAGCAGGAAGAGCTTGTGACCGCTCAAGATGCGACCGTTGAGGCCATCGCGCAGACCCAAACGCAGATCAGAAGCTACCAGCAGGGGCTGACGGATCTAGAGCAAAAGCGTCAAGCATTAGAATCTGAACAAATTGCGGCCTTAACCCAGCAGCGCGATCAGGCTCAGGCAGGGTTGGAAGAGGTGCGATCGCAATCCCAAGAAACCGCGCAATCTGCCGATGCTTGGATGCTGCAGCAGACTCAGCTCAATGAACAGCGCAACACATTGCTACAGAGCCTAGAGCCACAGCGGGCGGAGCAGGCCCAATTGCGAGAGCGAGTGCAGCAGCTTGAGCGACAAACGCAGCTTCAGGACCGCTCAGTCCAGCAGATCGATCAAGAAATCTCTGAGGTGCAGGCCCAGCTAAAGCAGGCAGAGGTGACGGTATCAGAGCAGGAAACTAAGGTGCAGGAACTGGCTTCGGCAGTTGCCAACTCTGATGAGTCCATCCATACCCAAGATGAAACGCAAAAGCGTCTGCTGCGAGAGCAGCAGGAGAAACAGCGACAGCTCGATAAGTTAGAGGCACAGGAGCAGGCCCAGCAAGAGGCCCAAGGCACCCACGCCACCCGCATTATCCGTAAAGCGAGGTTAGAGGGTGTACTGGGTTTAGTCGCTCAGCTCGGTCAGGTGGATGCTCGCTACCAAGTGGCTTTAGAGGTCGCCGCCGGTGGCCGCATGGGGCAGCTCGTGGTCGAAGATGATCAGGTCGCCGCCGCTGGGATTGAAATTCTCAAGCAAGAGCGCGGCGGACGCGCAACATTTTTGCCCCTCAACAAAATCCGCCGTCCCAAAGGACTGCCGCCCCTGAGAGAGGCGGGGGCCATTGACTATGCGCTGCGGCTAATTGACTTTGATCCTGAATATGAGCCCATTTTTGCCTACGTATTCGGCGGCACGGTGGTTTTCCCTTCCTTAGCAGAGGCACGGCAGCACATCGGTCGGCATCGCATGGTCACTCTAGATGGAGAGCTGCTAGAGGCCACAGGTGCGATGACTGGCGGTAGCCGCAGCAATCAGCGGACGCTTCACTTTGGTACGGGCGAAGCCGGAGAATCAGCGGCTATTGTCACCCTCCGGCGCAGGCTACAGGAAATCGAAGACCTTCTGAATCCCTTAGCTCAGCGACTCGGATCCGCGCAGGAGGGTTTAGCCCAGGCCACTCGTGACTTAATTCAGGGACGACAGGCGCACAGAGAGGCTCAGCTTCGGGCAGAGCAGCTAAGCCGGGAGGTGCAAACCCTCAACGCGAGGCGTCAGCATTTAACGACTCAGGGCGAAGCCTATACCCAGGAGTTCGCCACTGCGAAGGAACGGCTGCAGGCACTGGAAGTTGGCCTCCCTCAGCAGGAAGCGCAACTGGAAGAGATCCGGCAGGCGCTGATGACACTAGAGCAATCTCAGGCGCATGGTGAGTGGCAGGCGCTACAGCAAACGATTCAAGCAAGCGAGGTGGCCCTACGGGAGCGAGAGCAGGCTTTGCAGGCGGCTCAGAAGAGTCTAGGCGAATTTGACCTTGAGCAGCAGCGACTACAGGAACGACAGCAGCAGGGAGAGCAGCAGCTTAAGAGCTATGCCCAGCAGCAGGAAACGCAGGCGAAGCAACAGGAAGAGAATAAAGCAAAGCAAGCAGAAATGGGGGTTGCGATCGCATCTCTAAAAACCAACCTTGCCGAACTAGAGAAAAAGCTCGGGAGCGGCAAACAAGAACGAGACCGCGTCGAGCAGCAGCTCAAAGCACTCAACCAAGGCCATCAACAACTACTGTGGCAGCTCGAAAAGCTCCAGGCGACTGAACAAGAGCATAAAGATCAGCTCCAGCAGGTGCAAGCGCAGCTCGCCACCCAAGCCGCAGAGCTACCGGATCCACTCCCAGAACTACCAGAGGAGCTCACTCTAGAGCAGCTCCAGCAACAGCTCAAATCTCTCCAGCGTCGCCTAGAGGCGATGGAACCAGTCAATATGCTGGCCATTGAAGAGTACGACCGCACCCAGGCCCGCTTAGAAGAACTTACCGAAAAGCTAGAAACGCTGCTAGAAGAGCGCACAGAACTGCTCCTGCGGATCGAGAACTTCACCACATTGCGGCTCAAAGCCTTCAGCGAAGCCTTTAATGCCGTCAACGACAACTTTCAGAAAATATTTGCTGAACTATCAGATGGGGATGGGCATCTGCAGCTCGAAAATGCCGAGGATCCGTTTCAGGGCGGTCTGAACATGATCGCCCACCCCAAGGGCAAGCCCGTTCAGCGCCTCGCCTCCATGTCGGGGGGAGAGCGTTCTTTAACAGCCCTCAGCTTTATCTTTTCGCTGCAGAGCTATCGTCCGTCACCGTTTTACGCTTTTGATGAAGTAGACATGAACCTTGACGGCGCAAATGTTGAACGCCTTTCAAAAATGATTCGGCAGCAAGCAATGAAAACACAGTTCATGGTCATTAGTCTGCGCCGCCCGATGATTGAAGCCGCAGATCGAACGATCGGGGTCACCCAGGCCCGAGGTACCCACACGCAGGTCATCGGACTGCAGCTCCGCT
- a CDS encoding DUF1993 domain-containing protein codes for MPSQNIDSIKTRFDSRLTTLEHLLKTAQAHFSDSESFLQERIVADMLPFGTQIAFTCNQPRNFALWCDNKPANNLDPEVNSLSQAYEHIANTKERLEGINVEDAKLDEVSRIDLGQSLYFELSGSAYLDDFLIPNFYFHMVTAYDILRKLGVPIGKKDYMLHLMPFVKKA; via the coding sequence ATGCCAAGTCAGAATATAGATTCAATCAAAACCCGCTTCGACAGCCGCTTAACGACGCTTGAGCACCTGCTGAAGACAGCTCAAGCTCATTTCTCTGATAGCGAGTCGTTTCTTCAGGAGCGCATTGTGGCTGATATGCTTCCCTTCGGCACACAGATCGCTTTCACGTGTAATCAACCCCGCAACTTTGCGCTGTGGTGTGACAACAAACCAGCGAATAATTTAGATCCAGAGGTCAACTCTCTCTCTCAGGCGTACGAGCATATCGCGAACACCAAGGAGCGGTTGGAGGGAATTAACGTTGAAGACGCAAAACTGGATGAGGTTTCACGAATAGATTTAGGTCAGAGTCTTTACTTCGAGCTATCAGGTAGCGCCTATTTGGATGACTTTCTGATTCCAAATTTCTATTTCCATATGGTCACGGCTTACGACATTCTTCGCAAGTTGGGTGTACCCATTGGTAAAAAAGATTACATGCTGCACTTGATGCCATTCGTCAAAAAAGCATGA
- a CDS encoding metallophosphoesterase family protein produces the protein MARFLHLADVHLGYSKYDNPERTKDFFYAFQDALDRYAIQEQVDFVLIAGDLFEQRQILPAVLNQAQICLNQLAEANIPVLAIEGNHDYEPYGSRTSWLRYLSSWEKLILLKPDNEETLEPWDFDNKRGSYIDLDCGVRVVGSRWYGATAPLAIAKLAASIEQLPPGPDTTVMMFHHGLENYVARYKGSLRYQDFAPLKEAGVDYLALGHIHQNYAVEGWIFNPGSTEANSVIENQEQNPRGVYLVELSADGIEADLKRDYRQRSIVRLTCKVKPHQTPEEVEQLAINEVTHAAKQGQTADTITELRIQGSIGFNRSDVDVRALRNQLQEISEALVFLLKYDVTGREYHTLAIDDQQPPSRKEIERSIFADMLSENTRYRDQAEELSEGLIDLKDRVLQQQSDEDLYTFASQLIEPAAADRNN, from the coding sequence ATGGCGCGATTTCTTCACCTTGCTGACGTTCACCTCGGCTACAGCAAATACGATAACCCCGAGCGCACTAAAGACTTCTTCTATGCCTTTCAAGATGCTCTTGACCGATATGCGATTCAAGAGCAGGTCGATTTTGTTCTGATTGCCGGTGATCTCTTCGAGCAACGCCAGATTTTACCCGCCGTCCTCAATCAGGCCCAGATTTGCCTTAATCAACTGGCCGAAGCCAATATTCCGGTGCTGGCAATTGAGGGCAATCATGACTATGAACCCTATGGCTCACGGACAAGCTGGCTGCGGTATCTCTCAAGCTGGGAAAAACTGATTCTACTCAAGCCCGACAATGAAGAAACGCTAGAGCCTTGGGATTTTGACAACAAACGCGGCAGCTACATCGATCTGGACTGCGGTGTGCGAGTGGTTGGGTCTCGCTGGTACGGGGCAACGGCTCCACTTGCGATCGCAAAGCTAGCCGCCAGCATTGAGCAGCTCCCGCCCGGACCAGATACCACCGTCATGATGTTCCATCACGGCCTAGAGAACTATGTGGCTCGCTACAAAGGCTCATTGAGATATCAAGACTTTGCTCCCCTCAAAGAAGCTGGAGTCGATTATTTAGCCCTGGGTCATATCCATCAGAATTACGCTGTGGAAGGCTGGATTTTCAATCCTGGTTCTACAGAAGCCAACAGCGTGATCGAAAATCAAGAGCAGAATCCACGCGGTGTCTATCTAGTGGAGCTGTCTGCTGACGGTATTGAGGCCGACCTGAAACGCGACTACCGCCAGCGCTCCATCGTGCGCCTGACCTGTAAGGTGAAGCCACATCAAACGCCTGAAGAGGTTGAGCAGCTTGCTATTAACGAAGTAACCCACGCCGCTAAGCAGGGGCAAACTGCAGATACCATTACCGAACTGCGGATTCAGGGCAGCATTGGTTTTAACCGCTCCGACGTAGATGTTCGAGCACTGCGGAATCAGCTCCAGGAGATCAGTGAAGCCCTCGTCTTTTTGCTCAAGTACGACGTTACGGGCCGGGAGTATCACACCTTAGCGATTGATGATCAACAGCCCCCCTCGCGCAAAGAGATTGAACGCAGCATTTTTGCCGACATGCTATCTGAAAACACTCGCTACCGAGACCAGGCCGAGGAACTCTCGGAAGGCTTGATTGACCTCAAAGATCGGGTTCTGCAGCAGCAGTCTGACGAAGACTTATATACGTTTGCCTCTCAACTGATTGAGCCAGCCGCTGCCGATCGGAACAATTGA
- a CDS encoding carotenoid oxygenase family protein, producing the protein MQVQSRDVSCQDRPLWSRAMAQPAVEFGPTPLRVIEGQIPAGLRGTLYRNGPGRLQRSGQYVDHWFDGDGAILAVHFTEAGAIGLYRYVQTQEFQTEEQANQYLYSGYGQLAPGPFWKRWGSQPKNAANTSVLALPDKLLALWEGGNPYALDLETLETHGLDDLGSLKATQTYSAHPKRDPQTSDLYNFGIIYGPRSYIQLYRSDASGQILQQGKVALDRVSLIHDFVLSGPYLVFLMPPVVLKLIPIVFGTQSFSDALQWQPQYGTQIVVVDRKTLKEVTRIEADPWFQWHIGNGFQANDGSVVIDYVRYPNFDTNQWLKEVVSGCPTTPAAGHLWRLRLDPVAGKVVANEQQLDLECEFPITPMAEVGRQHPSLYLSCQSQRLAKVEENFDSVAHFNLETGQLTLATFASGCYPIEPIHVSHPDDPSQSWMLTVVFDGNRDQSTVQIFNAQCLDAGPLCILELPEVVPIGFHGTWRPQ; encoded by the coding sequence ATGCAAGTTCAGTCCCGTGATGTCTCTTGCCAAGATCGGCCCCTCTGGTCTCGGGCGATGGCTCAGCCTGCTGTTGAGTTTGGTCCGACACCGTTGCGGGTTATTGAGGGGCAGATCCCGGCGGGGCTGCGGGGGACGCTCTATCGCAATGGTCCGGGGCGGCTGCAGCGCTCGGGTCAATACGTCGATCACTGGTTTGACGGGGATGGCGCGATTCTGGCAGTGCATTTCACTGAAGCAGGGGCGATAGGTCTCTATCGCTATGTGCAAACTCAGGAGTTTCAGACCGAAGAGCAGGCCAATCAGTATCTTTATTCTGGCTATGGCCAACTAGCCCCTGGTCCGTTCTGGAAGCGCTGGGGTAGTCAGCCTAAGAATGCGGCGAATACCTCTGTCCTCGCTCTGCCAGATAAGCTGCTGGCGCTCTGGGAAGGGGGAAATCCCTATGCTTTGGATCTCGAAACTCTTGAGACTCATGGCTTAGATGATTTGGGGAGTCTGAAGGCGACTCAGACTTATTCAGCGCATCCAAAACGCGATCCGCAAACGAGCGATCTGTATAACTTTGGCATTATCTATGGGCCTCGTAGCTATATTCAGCTCTATCGCAGTGATGCTTCTGGCCAGATTCTGCAGCAAGGGAAGGTTGCGCTTGATCGGGTTTCTTTGATTCATGACTTTGTGTTATCGGGGCCGTATCTGGTCTTTCTGATGCCTCCGGTGGTGCTGAAGCTGATACCCATTGTGTTTGGTACCCAGAGCTTTAGTGATGCCCTGCAGTGGCAGCCCCAGTACGGCACACAAATTGTGGTGGTGGATCGTAAAACGCTAAAAGAAGTGACCCGCATTGAAGCCGATCCCTGGTTCCAGTGGCATATCGGCAATGGTTTTCAGGCGAATGATGGTTCGGTGGTGATTGACTATGTTCGCTACCCGAATTTCGATACGAATCAGTGGCTTAAGGAAGTGGTGAGTGGATGTCCGACGACGCCTGCGGCAGGGCATCTATGGCGGCTACGTCTTGATCCGGTGGCGGGGAAGGTGGTTGCTAATGAACAGCAGCTCGATCTTGAGTGCGAGTTTCCGATTACGCCTATGGCTGAGGTCGGACGGCAGCATCCATCGCTGTATCTCTCCTGTCAGTCTCAGCGACTGGCCAAGGTGGAAGAAAATTTTGATAGCGTTGCCCATTTCAATTTAGAGACGGGGCAATTGACGCTGGCGACGTTCGCAAGCGGTTGCTACCCGATTGAACCCATTCATGTGAGCCACCCTGATGACCCAAGCCAGAGCTGGATGCTGACGGTTGTGTTTGATGGGAATCGGGACCAAAGTACGGTGCAGATTTTCAATGCTCAGTGTCTAGATGCGGGACCGCTCTGCATTTTGGAGCTGCCCGAGGTGGTTCCCATCGGGTTTCATGGAACCTGGCGACCTCAGTGA
- a CDS encoding HAD family hydrolase, with protein sequence MESEVRTLLFDLGGVIVELEGQPIKNNWIGSNDSPKASWEKWLTSDAPRAFETGKISADEFANRMISDLKMSISAADFKEYFTNWPIGPYPGAIEFLKSLKSRFTVALFSNSNELHWERKMNEMALDGVFHQSFASHLMGLAKPDPEAFRYVIEALESEPAEILFLDDNRLNVEAARIQGLQAEEVHGLSEAKRCLYRRRLYLNP encoded by the coding sequence ATGGAAAGTGAAGTGAGGACTTTGTTATTCGATTTGGGTGGTGTCATCGTGGAATTGGAAGGCCAGCCTATCAAAAATAATTGGATTGGCAGCAACGATAGTCCTAAAGCTAGCTGGGAGAAATGGCTGACCTCCGATGCACCCCGAGCATTCGAAACAGGCAAGATCTCTGCAGACGAGTTCGCAAATAGAATGATCTCTGATCTGAAAATGTCCATTTCAGCAGCAGACTTTAAAGAGTATTTTACAAACTGGCCAATTGGCCCATACCCTGGTGCGATTGAATTTCTCAAGTCACTCAAGTCACGATTTACAGTAGCTTTATTCTCAAACTCAAACGAATTGCACTGGGAACGAAAAATGAACGAAATGGCTTTAGACGGCGTGTTTCATCAATCGTTTGCCTCACATCTAATGGGTTTGGCAAAGCCTGACCCTGAGGCATTCAGATATGTTATTGAGGCTTTAGAATCTGAACCCGCTGAGATCCTGTTTTTAGATGACAACCGCTTAAATGTCGAAGCAGCAAGAATTCAAGGATTACAAGCAGAGGAAGTACACGGCCTCAGCGAAGCAAAAAGATGTTTGTACAGGCGAAGACTTTATTTGAATCCTTGA
- a CDS encoding RluA family pseudouridine synthase, which yields MNQGWVYHDCVNRAASGVTLLDYYAQRYRRFSAQDWRSRIENGQVCVEGNPGTVDTVVQAGQKLTYHRPPWQEPEAPLSFEVLYEDEDLLAIAKPSGLPVLPGGGFLEHTLLHLLRKRYPKETPVPVHRLGRGTSGLVLLARSALARSELSREIRDRKLQKIYRALIGPCDLPEQLTIEQPIDKIPHPFLGHIYSATPSGKYSRSDVQVLQRTDQSTLVEVSILTGRPHQIRIHLAAVGFPLLGDPLYGIGGVPSLETQAVPGDCGYHLHASRLGFVHPRTQESVAIECLPPDLLCMD from the coding sequence ATGAATCAGGGGTGGGTTTATCACGACTGTGTGAATCGGGCGGCGAGTGGGGTGACGCTGCTCGATTATTACGCCCAGCGATATCGGCGCTTTAGCGCTCAGGACTGGCGATCGCGAATCGAAAACGGTCAGGTTTGCGTGGAGGGGAATCCAGGAACGGTGGATACGGTTGTGCAAGCAGGACAGAAACTGACCTATCACCGTCCGCCGTGGCAGGAACCAGAGGCTCCGCTGTCGTTTGAGGTTTTATACGAGGATGAAGATTTACTTGCGATCGCAAAACCCTCTGGCCTTCCCGTCCTCCCCGGCGGTGGCTTTCTCGAGCATACGCTGCTGCATTTACTGCGCAAACGCTATCCCAAAGAGACTCCTGTGCCGGTGCATCGCTTGGGTCGGGGCACGTCGGGACTGGTGTTGTTGGCTCGGTCGGCCTTAGCACGATCGGAATTGAGTCGAGAGATTCGCGATCGCAAACTCCAAAAAATCTATCGCGCTTTGATCGGCCCTTGTGACCTACCGGAGCAGCTCACCATCGAACAACCCATCGACAAAATTCCTCACCCATTTTTGGGACATATCTACAGCGCCACCCCCAGCGGTAAATACTCCCGTAGCGATGTGCAGGTGCTGCAGCGGACAGACCAATCTACACTGGTAGAGGTCTCAATCCTCACCGGACGTCCCCATCAGATTCGGATTCATTTGGCGGCTGTCGGATTCCCGCTTTTGGGCGATCCGCTCTACGGTATTGGAGGTGTGCCGTCGCTAGAGACGCAGGCAGTACCGGGAGACTGTGGCTACCATCTCCATGCTTCTCGATTGGGATTTGTACACCCAAGAACCCAAGAGTCTGTTGCAATAGAGTGCTTGCCACCTGATTTACTATGCATGGATTAG
- the msrA gene encoding peptide-methionine (S)-S-oxide reductase MsrA translates to MGLFGFGKKLTLPTSEEALAGRSATMPIPAQHYVNGHPLKPPFPDGMETAIFGLGCFWGAERKFWQQEGVYSTAVGYAAGQTPNPTYEEVCSGMTGHNEVVLVVFDPSVISYSDLLKVFWESHNPTQGMQQGNDTGTQYRSGIYAFSDEQKRLAEASRDAYQPALTKAGYGEITTEILDAPAFYYAEDYHQQYLAKNPRGYCGLGGTNVSCPTPVEV, encoded by the coding sequence ATGGGTTTATTTGGATTCGGCAAAAAACTCACTCTTCCCACCTCTGAGGAAGCGTTAGCAGGACGGTCAGCAACGATGCCCATCCCCGCTCAGCATTACGTCAACGGCCATCCGCTCAAGCCGCCCTTCCCTGATGGTATGGAGACAGCCATCTTTGGCCTTGGGTGTTTCTGGGGAGCCGAGCGCAAGTTTTGGCAGCAGGAGGGCGTCTACAGTACGGCTGTGGGCTACGCGGCAGGACAAACCCCTAACCCCACCTACGAAGAAGTCTGTTCAGGAATGACGGGCCACAACGAAGTGGTGCTGGTTGTGTTTGACCCTAGCGTAATTTCTTACTCTGATCTCCTCAAGGTCTTTTGGGAAAGCCACAATCCCACTCAAGGAATGCAGCAGGGCAACGACACCGGCACGCAATATCGCTCCGGTATTTATGCGTTCTCTGACGAGCAGAAGCGATTAGCAGAAGCCTCTCGTGATGCCTATCAACCGGCCCTGACTAAAGCCGGTTATGGAGAGATTACCACTGAGATTCTGGATGCTCCTGCGTTTTACTATGCTGAAGATTATCATCAGCAGTATCTCGCCAAAAATCCTCGTGGATACTGTGGCCTAGGCGGAACAAATGTCTCTTGCCCAACCCCAGTTGAGGTGTAA